From Amycolatopsis sp. cg9, one genomic window encodes:
- a CDS encoding ATP-binding protein produces the protein MAEVTGLAVEHLRVRLAELHQALRGAVARQAGAAAVLTRPDLTPFCVTDEQVDALLDRVDAFAEGMTEPRSPARPAPESELHLRRLAAARGVTLPLDTLATRYGLSRDEQDALLLVAAPELDPGYERVYAYIVDNLNRRAPCVELLVTVIAETPADRLALRRALGSAGRLRRYDLVRAHGEAPTELGRELTLGGGVFEYLMGWGGDVGILGHDPGEVPRPARQVASPYLESERLTALGRALAAGDVDVVGLWGCSADSQPDVARALAAAAGRPLRRVTADVAHDLRTAAALDAILWLPTDGREARDDEPWVSSGVPLCLTGATPWRPAGLLAARTYAELTIPAPDFPERRAMWSSAFPVLGEDVLADLAARYRMSGGELRAVAAVADTGARLSGTGHPITDHVEPAIATVTRGRTSGAVQSIIPRRGPADLVLPAAQMAQITEIASAFRAWPRIAESWGFARKTTTGGVKAMFTGEPGTGKTMSAEVVTGILGLELLRVDLAQVVSKWVGETEKNMEAVFRQAEDSHAVLLFDEADALFGKRGEVKQGTDRYANLEVGYLLQRLESSDGLIILTSNLKENIDPAFTRRFHFVVHFPRPGVAERRRLWHLAFPPEAPLAPDVDVDALCRLDMTGAGITSAARTAALAAADTGSSAIAMRHVVRGVSRQFQREARLFRPAELGRYADLLTDNGSAHA, from the coding sequence GTGGCTGAGGTGACCGGGCTCGCGGTCGAGCACCTCCGGGTGCGCCTGGCGGAACTGCACCAGGCGCTGCGCGGCGCCGTCGCCCGGCAGGCCGGGGCCGCGGCGGTGCTCACGCGCCCGGACCTGACGCCGTTCTGCGTGACCGACGAGCAGGTGGACGCGCTGCTCGACCGCGTGGACGCCTTCGCGGAGGGGATGACCGAGCCCCGGTCACCGGCCCGGCCCGCCCCGGAGTCCGAGCTGCACCTCCGGCGGCTGGCCGCGGCGCGCGGGGTGACCCTCCCGCTGGACACGCTCGCGACCCGCTACGGCCTGTCGCGGGACGAGCAGGACGCGCTGCTGCTGGTGGCCGCGCCGGAGCTGGACCCCGGCTACGAGCGCGTCTACGCCTACATCGTGGACAACCTCAACCGGCGGGCGCCGTGCGTGGAACTGCTGGTCACGGTGATCGCGGAGACCCCGGCGGATCGCCTGGCCCTGCGCCGCGCGCTGGGTTCCGCGGGCCGGCTGCGCCGCTACGACCTGGTGCGGGCCCACGGCGAGGCGCCGACCGAGCTCGGCCGCGAGCTGACCCTCGGGGGAGGGGTGTTCGAGTACCTGATGGGCTGGGGCGGCGACGTCGGGATCCTCGGCCACGACCCCGGCGAAGTCCCCCGGCCGGCGCGGCAGGTGGCGTCCCCGTACCTGGAGTCGGAGCGGCTCACCGCGCTCGGCCGCGCGCTGGCCGCCGGTGACGTCGACGTGGTCGGCCTGTGGGGCTGCTCCGCCGACAGCCAGCCCGACGTCGCCCGGGCACTGGCGGCCGCGGCCGGCCGTCCCCTGCGCCGGGTGACCGCGGACGTCGCGCACGACCTGCGGACCGCGGCCGCGCTGGACGCGATCCTGTGGCTCCCGACGGACGGCCGCGAGGCCCGCGACGACGAGCCGTGGGTGAGCTCGGGCGTGCCGCTGTGCCTGACCGGCGCGACCCCGTGGCGCCCGGCCGGGCTGCTGGCCGCCCGCACCTACGCGGAGCTGACGATCCCCGCCCCGGACTTCCCGGAGCGGCGCGCGATGTGGTCGTCGGCGTTCCCGGTGCTGGGCGAGGACGTCCTGGCCGACCTGGCGGCCCGCTACCGGATGAGCGGCGGCGAACTCCGCGCGGTCGCCGCGGTCGCCGACACCGGCGCGCGCCTGTCCGGCACCGGCCACCCGATCACCGACCACGTCGAACCCGCGATCGCCACGGTGACCCGGGGGCGCACCAGCGGCGCGGTGCAGTCGATCATCCCGCGCCGGGGGCCGGCGGACCTGGTCCTGCCGGCCGCGCAGATGGCCCAGATCACGGAGATCGCGTCGGCGTTCCGCGCCTGGCCGCGCATCGCGGAGTCCTGGGGCTTCGCCCGCAAGACGACGACCGGCGGCGTCAAGGCGATGTTCACCGGCGAACCGGGCACGGGCAAGACGATGTCGGCGGAGGTCGTCACCGGGATCCTGGGCCTGGAACTGCTGCGGGTGGACCTGGCGCAGGTGGTGTCGAAGTGGGTGGGGGAGACGGAAAAGAACATGGAGGCGGTGTTCCGCCAGGCCGAGGACAGCCACGCGGTCCTGCTGTTCGACGAGGCGGACGCCCTGTTCGGCAAGCGCGGCGAGGTCAAGCAGGGCACGGACCGGTATGCCAACCTGGAAGTCGGGTACCTGTTGCAGCGCCTGGAATCGAGCGACGGCCTGATCATCCTGACGAGCAACCTGAAGGAGAACATCGACCCGGCCTTCACCCGGCGGTTCCACTTCGTGGTCCACTTCCCCCGCCCGGGCGTGGCGGAGCGCCGCCGCCTGTGGCACCTGGCGTTCCCCCCGGAGGCCCCGCTGGCCCCGGACGTCGACGTGGACGCGTTGTGCCGCTTGGACATGACGGGCGCGGGCATCACGTCGGCGGCCCGCACGGCGGCGCTGGCGGCCGCCGACACGGGCAGCAGCGCCATCGC